From the Gammaproteobacteria bacterium genome, one window contains:
- a CDS encoding serralysin, which yields MANLTLNGTANIDLLVGGSGNDTIIYDDPASINSQADSIDGNSGTDTLTLAGSGTSNSFDLTQATITGVEVLQLGYDNSALLSAAQLAGIATVNGDYYSVLTINGSIDLSSKTVSSLVSIAAGSSNVDTIIGSADDNTFLFLHGNNINQQTDTIDGGNGTDTLALTGQSQHYDITQANLTSIETLNVGYDSDVALDAGQLTGLQTITGSYYSTLKINGSVDFSGIALNNLISIEAGSVGIDTLVGSSDDNTFTFMDGANINHQTDTIDGGNGTDTLALTGQVQQYDITNANLTSIETLNVGYDSNVTLAAGQLTGIHAINGSYFSTLKIDGSVDFSGVALNNLISIEAGSIGIDTLVGSGDDNTFTFMDGSNINQQTDTIDGGNGTDTLAFIGESEHYDIVHANLTSIEALNVGYDSDVTLAAGQLVGIHAINGSYFSTLKINGSVDLSGMTLNNLISIEAGSNGIDTLVGSGDDNTFTFMDSSNINQQTDTIDGGNGTDTLALTKQSEHYDITQANLISIEALNVGYGSDVTLVTDQLAGLKTINGSYFSTLKIDGSVNFSDMALNSLISIEAGSTGVDSLVGSGDDNTFTFMDGSNINHQADTINGGNGIDTLAFIGQSIHYDITQANLTSIETLNVGYDSNVTLDAGQLAGIQTINGSYYSTLNIDGSVDFSDTTINSLVSIEAGSKGVDTIIGSADDNTFTFMNGANINRQADNINGGNGTDTLALIGQSEHYDITQANLTSIETLNVGYDSDVTLDAGQLSGLQTISGNYYSTLNIDGSADFSAIAVNNLISIAAGSPSSDTIMGSAGDNTFTFMSGANINNQNDNINGGNGTDTLALLGQSKLYNITQANLTSIETLEVGFASTIIISAEQLANIHTVNGSYYSTLNIDGSVDLSATTVNNLVSIAAGSTGTDSIIGSTDDNTFVFSTNSNIDGQADFIDGGAGNDTLYLAGSMTSYDLSNVDLVGIETVQLAYGATAILTPDQIDALTTIDGSYYSVVQINGPVDISHINVTGFVNIAIGSTALDTVVGSDSDDTFLVTDAANINGQADNLDGAGGNNTLYLGEDNQVFDISQAVLTNFDNLQMAYGNKVTVSADQITNFDALDGHAYHAIHVAGAQDHSHVRLTGTFGIEGLTAPQSSNHGNNHVAAGPTNTASALDAATIRPSLSFNTGSDTLNGSNGDDLYIVNGISNSIVEAKAGGVDTVQSSVSFTLPSNIENLELIGTANINGSGNAQANLLLGNDGANTLRGLAGNDILFGGAGKDRLEGGLGNDQYWVNSSGDVLLENAGEGIDSVFSSITWTLGDNLENLTLTGHSNTRAIGNARNNTLTGNDDNNVLDGRSGADTMRGGTGQDTYFVDNASDITIETSTLASEVDTVYSTVTRTLGANLENLILTGTKNINGTGNALNNTITGNNGNNILDGGAGNDTLIGSAGNDILIGGMGSDKLTGGLGNDIFRFNTALAGSRDTITDYNVANDTIQLENSIFRSLTTTGQLVTGSFHSGAGVTTAADANDFVIYNSTTGALYYDADGNGAGAAIQFATLSTGLSLTSADFLII from the coding sequence ATGGCTAATCTTACACTCAATGGAACTGCAAATATTGACCTTCTTGTGGGTGGTAGCGGCAATGACACGATCATTTACGATGATCCCGCAAGCATTAACAGTCAGGCTGACAGTATCGACGGTAATAGTGGGACCGATACCCTTACTCTGGCAGGATCAGGAACGTCAAATTCCTTTGATCTAACCCAGGCCACCATCACCGGCGTAGAAGTCTTGCAACTGGGCTACGACAATAGCGCCCTGCTCTCCGCTGCTCAATTGGCGGGTATCGCGACTGTCAATGGCGATTATTACAGTGTTTTGACAATTAATGGTTCCATCGATTTGAGTAGTAAGACTGTCTCCAGCCTAGTAAGTATCGCGGCTGGTTCATCCAACGTCGATACTATCATTGGTTCCGCCGACGATAATACCTTCCTCTTTTTGCACGGTAACAATATCAACCAGCAAACCGACACGATTGACGGTGGTAACGGCACGGACACTTTGGCATTAACCGGACAGTCACAACACTACGACATTACTCAAGCCAACCTGACCAGCATCGAAACCCTGAATGTGGGATATGACAGTGATGTTGCCCTTGACGCCGGGCAATTGACCGGTCTCCAAACCATCACTGGGAGCTATTACAGCACCCTGAAGATTAATGGTTCTGTGGATTTCAGCGGTATCGCGCTTAATAATCTGATAAGTATTGAGGCTGGCTCGGTCGGTATTGATACCCTGGTGGGTTCTAGTGACGATAATACCTTCACCTTTATGGATGGTGCCAATATCAACCATCAAACCGACACAATCGATGGTGGCAACGGTACGGACACCTTGGCATTAACCGGGCAGGTACAACAATACGATATTACTAACGCCAATTTGACCAGCATCGAAACCTTGAACGTGGGATATGATAGCAACGTTACTCTGGCCGCTGGGCAATTGACTGGCATTCATGCTATCAACGGAAGCTATTTCAGTACTCTGAAGATTGATGGTTCCGTTGACTTTAGCGGCGTGGCACTGAATAACCTGATTAGTATTGAAGCTGGTTCGATCGGAATTGATACCTTGGTGGGTTCTGGTGACGATAATACTTTCACTTTCATGGATGGTTCCAATATCAACCAGCAAACCGATACGATCGATGGTGGCAACGGTACGGATACGTTGGCGTTCATTGGAGAGTCAGAGCACTATGATATTGTCCACGCCAACCTGACCAGTATTGAGGCCCTGAATGTGGGATATGACAGCGACGTTACCCTGGCAGCCGGGCAATTGGTCGGTATTCATGCTATTAACGGGAGCTATTTCAGTACTCTGAAGATTAACGGTTCCGTTGATTTGAGCGGTATGACACTGAATAACCTAATCAGTATTGAAGCCGGTTCGAACGGGATTGATACCTTAGTAGGTTCCGGTGATGATAATACCTTCACTTTCATGGATAGTTCCAATATCAACCAGCAAACCGATACGATCGACGGTGGCAATGGTACGGATACGTTGGCATTAACCAAACAGTCAGAGCACTACGATATTACCCAGGCCAACCTTATCAGCATTGAAGCCCTGAACGTGGGATATGGCAGCGACGTTACCCTGGTCACAGATCAATTAGCTGGTCTCAAAACAATCAATGGGAGCTATTTCAGCACTCTAAAAATTGACGGTTCCGTTAACTTTAGTGATATGGCACTGAATAGCTTAATCAGTATTGAGGCTGGTTCGACCGGTGTTGATAGCTTGGTGGGTTCTGGTGACGATAACACCTTTACCTTTATGGACGGTTCCAATATCAACCATCAGGCTGACACAATCAACGGTGGTAACGGTATCGATACCTTGGCGTTTATTGGACAGTCGATACACTACGATATTACCCAAGCCAACCTGACCAGCATCGAAACCCTGAATGTGGGATATGACAGCAACGTTACCCTCGACGCCGGGCAGTTGGCTGGTATCCAAACCATCAATGGGAGCTATTACAGTACCTTGAACATCGATGGTTCGGTTGATTTCAGCGATACGACGATTAATAGCTTGGTGAGCATTGAAGCTGGCTCGAAAGGCGTGGATACCATAATTGGTTCGGCAGATGATAACACCTTCACCTTCATGAATGGCGCCAATATCAACCGTCAAGCCGACAACATCAACGGCGGTAACGGTACGGATACGCTGGCATTGATCGGACAGTCAGAGCACTACGATATTACTCAAGCCAACCTGACCAGCATCGAAACCCTGAATGTGGGATATGACAGCGACGTTACCCTTGACGCTGGGCAATTGTCTGGTCTCCAAACCATCAGCGGAAACTATTACAGTACCTTGAATATCGATGGTTCTGCTGATTTCAGTGCTATTGCGGTCAACAATTTGATCAGTATCGCGGCCGGTTCACCAAGTAGCGATACGATTATGGGCTCAGCGGGTGATAACACCTTCACCTTTATGAGCGGCGCTAATATCAACAACCAGAACGACAACATTAACGGTGGCAACGGTACCGACACCCTGGCGTTGCTCGGTCAGTCAAAACTGTATAACATCACCCAAGCCAATCTGACCAGTATTGAGACCCTGGAGGTAGGATTTGCCAGTACCATTATAATTTCCGCCGAACAATTGGCAAACATTCATACCGTCAATGGGAGCTATTACAGTACGCTGAATATTGATGGCTCGGTCGATCTCAGCGCCACGACCGTAAACAATCTGGTGAGTATTGCCGCAGGTTCGACGGGTACCGATAGCATAATTGGTTCAACGGACGATAACACCTTTGTCTTCTCCACCAATAGCAATATTGATGGACAGGCCGATTTTATCGATGGGGGCGCAGGTAACGATACCTTGTATCTTGCCGGGTCGATGACTAGCTATGACCTCTCGAATGTAGACCTCGTCGGTATAGAAACGGTGCAGTTGGCCTATGGCGCTACCGCGATCCTTACCCCAGACCAGATTGATGCACTGACTACCATTGATGGCAGCTATTACAGCGTGGTGCAGATTAATGGCCCGGTCGATATTAGTCATATCAATGTGACGGGGTTTGTCAATATTGCTATTGGCTCTACTGCCCTTGATACCGTGGTGGGTTCCGATAGTGATGACACGTTCTTGGTCACCGATGCAGCCAATATCAATGGCCAAGCCGATAATCTCGATGGTGCGGGAGGGAACAACACGCTATATCTCGGGGAGGATAACCAGGTATTCGATATTAGCCAGGCCGTGCTCACCAACTTTGATAACTTGCAAATGGCTTATGGTAATAAGGTCACGGTATCGGCGGATCAGATTACCAATTTCGACGCCCTTGATGGTCACGCCTATCACGCCATTCATGTCGCAGGCGCGCAGGACCATTCTCACGTAAGACTCACGGGTACCTTTGGTATTGAAGGATTGACCGCCCCGCAATCCTCCAATCACGGGAATAATCATGTTGCCGCCGGCCCGACCAATACCGCCTCGGCACTCGATGCCGCAACTATCAGGCCGTCGCTGTCGTTTAATACGGGTAGCGATACCTTGAATGGTAGTAACGGAGATGATCTCTACATCGTTAATGGTATAAGCAACAGCATTGTGGAAGCCAAGGCGGGTGGTGTGGATACTGTACAAAGCAGTGTGAGCTTCACATTGCCCAGCAATATCGAGAATCTGGAGCTTATCGGTACTGCCAATATTAATGGTTCGGGTAACGCCCAAGCTAATCTACTGCTCGGTAATGATGGGGCAAATACGCTACGGGGCCTTGCCGGTAACGATATACTCTTTGGTGGTGCAGGTAAGGATCGCCTGGAAGGTGGTCTGGGGAATGATCAGTATTGGGTGAATAGTAGTGGCGATGTGCTGCTAGAAAATGCCGGAGAAGGTATCGATTCAGTATTTTCCAGCATCACCTGGACCTTGGGTGACAATCTGGAGAATCTGACGCTGACGGGACACAGCAATACCAGAGCCATCGGAAATGCGCGGAACAATACTCTGACAGGGAATGATGATAACAATGTGTTGGATGGTAGAAGTGGCGCCGATACCATGCGAGGAGGAACTGGTCAAGACACCTACTTTGTCGATAACGCTAGCGACATCACCATCGAAACCAGCACTCTGGCCTCGGAAGTGGATACCGTCTACTCAACGGTTACGCGTACTCTGGGGGCGAACCTCGAGAATCTGATCCTGACCGGTACCAAGAATATTAACGGTACGGGCAATGCGCTGAATAACACCATTACCGGCAATAACGGTAATAATATTCTCGATGGTGGCGCGGGCAATGATACGCTAATCGGTAGCGCCGGTAACGACATACTCATTGGCGGCATGGGTAGCGACAAATTAACTGGTGGCCTGGGTAACGACATCTTCCGTTTCAATACGGCACTTGCCGGAAGTCGCGATACCATCACCGACTACAACGTAGCCAATGACACTATTCAATTGGAAAACTCCATTTTCAGGTCATTGACGACTACCGGACAATTGGTAACAGGTTCATTCCATTCGGGTGCAGGGGTCACTACGGCGGCAGATGCGAATGACTTCGTAATCTACAACAGTACCACGGGTGCGCTGTATTACGATGCTGATGGCAACGGGGCGGGTGCAGCGATCCAGTTTGCTACCCTAAGTACAGGATTGTCATTAACGAGTGCGGACTTCTTGATAATCTAA
- a CDS encoding hypothetical protein (Evidence 5 : Unknown function), whose translation MVFGQRSYPYYFVAHGEEGHIGMISID comes from the coding sequence TTGGTCTTTGGACAACGCAGTTATCCCTATTATTTTGTGGCACATGGAGAGGAGGGCCACATCGGTATGATTTCTATTGATTAA